The following proteins are encoded in a genomic region of Thalassophryne amazonica chromosome 5, fThaAma1.1, whole genome shotgun sequence:
- the LOC117511030 gene encoding protein FAM214B translates to MRHIHVELAHKKAPLELPAQEGDLPPPTAPAQGPDPGVRPGAAKHFGPEELCLQKIYQLSIFSQLGGFSTSTESQIDAQQRPVRSCVKRGLEEPLLTHKRPHVVDSSDPGGMLFGPAPTSGVGMGLGMGSAGFGSVYSCTQLEHRDYEGGRSPRSPPLSPNHNPSRRPAQHNHDRPVPDIFAPLSPKSYSKGDPIGHLCDQGHTLGNLARTEPPNGGRTPTYSLGSPGNDNCSNGSSGGQPSSYLYEMSTYETPSPASPTSPPGPFSPPHHTELQEPGEATEWEAGLESSPPERSATQVASSSSGLATWEKTPICNGLRLTCGGHWPAKKKLLSPSDTGESCSEDEGPSTSKRTRLSVLTSGLGPASCRSTDAKAAPYWNHLLPSSRDWPKSATDCTRSGRRLKSALRTKSRQLRSSRHTDSGRSTCSSRPSSSVSKSLLGNFEESMLKRRFSPSGQIEGFTAEIGASGSYCPQHVTLPVQVTYYDISEHSAPSPFLGVISLEPLGKKGYSIPKAGTIQVTLFNPNKTVVKMFLVTYNFSDMPVNHMTFLRHRIFLVPVEEAVEGKGGGSPGGGAQDRKKILCYLIHLRFQSSKSGKIYLHNDIRLLFSRKPIEVDTGIPYELKSFTEVPRNPKYSPRL, encoded by the exons ATGCGGCACATTCATGTGGAGCTAGCCCACAAAAAGGCTCCATTAGAGCTTCCAGCCCAAGAGGGTGATCTCCCTCCACCTACAGCCCCTGCACAGGGCCCAGACCCTGGAGTCAGACCTGGGGCTGCCAAGCACTTTGGCCCGGAAGAACTGTGTCTCCAAAAGATCTACCAGCTTTCCATCTTCTCCCAGTTGGGGGGATTTTCTACCTCCACAGAATCTCAGATTGATGCTCAACAAAGGCCTGTCCGGTCATGTGTGAAAAGAGGGCTAGAGGAGCCCCTGTTGACTCATAAACGCCCTCATgtggtggactcatcagaccctgGAGGGATGTTATTTGGGCCAGCACCAACCTCAGGTGTGGGCATGGGGTTAGGAATGGGCTCTGCTGGGTTTGGTTCTGTATACTCTTGCACGCAGCTGGAGCACAGAGACTATGAGGGGGGGAGATCACCCAGATCTCCACCTCTTTCTCCAAACCACAACCCCTCCCGTCGTCCAGCCCAGCACAATCATGACAGGCCAGTTCCAGATATATTTGCTCCTCTCTCACCTAAATCATACTCAAAGGGTGACCCAATTGGGCATCTTTGTGACCAGGGACATACCTTGGGCAACTTGGCCAGGACTGAGCCACCTAATGGGGGGCGCACTCCCACTTACTCACTAGGTAGCCCTGGAAATGACAACTGTAGCAATGGATCATCTGGAGGACAGCCCAGCTCATACCTTTATGAGATGTCCACATATGAAACACCCAGCCCTGCCAGCCCCACTAGTCCCCCAGGCCCTTTCTCACCTCCACATCACACAGAGCTGCAAGAACCAGGGGAGGCTACAGAATGGGAAGCTGGGCTAGAATCTTCCCCACCTGAACGAAGTGCTACCCAGGTTGCCTCCTCCTCTAGTGGACTTGCCACATGGGAGAAGACCCCAATCTGTAATGGCCTTCGCCTGACCTGTGGAGGCCACTGGCCAGCTAAAAAGAAGCTGCTGTCCCCAAGCGATACAGGGGAGTCATGTTCAGAAGATGAGGGTCCTTCCACCTCCAAGAGGACCAGGCTGTCAGTGCTAACCTCAGGACTTGGACCAGCCTCCTGTCGCAGTACTGATGCTAAAGCTGCCCCATACTGGAACCACCTGCTGCCTTCATCACGGGATTGGCCTAAG AGTGCCACAGATTGCACTAGATCAGGAAGACGGCTGAAAAGTGCACTGCGGACAAAAAG TCGTCAACTGCGGAgcagcaggcacacagacagcggTCGCTCCACATGTTCCAGTCGGCCTTCATCTTCTGTCAGCAAATCCTTGCTGGGAAATTTTGAG GAGTCCATGCTGAAGAGACGTTTCTCCCCATCAGGACAGATCGAAGGCTTCACAGCAGAGATCGGTGCTAGTGGCTCCTACTGCCCACAGCACGTCACCCTGCCTGTGCAGGTTACATACTATGACATCTCAGAGCACAGCGCCCCCTCACCCTTTctg GGGGTGATATCCCTTGAACCTCTTGGAAAGAAAGGATACAGCATACCCAAAGCAGGGACCATTCAAGTG ACCTTATTTAACCCCAATAAAACTGTGGTGAAGATGTTCCTGGTGACCTACAACTTTAGTGACATGCCTGTCAATCACATGACCTTCCTGCGCCACCGAATCTTCTTGGTGCCTGTAGAGGAGGCTGTTGAGGGGAAAGGCGGAGGTTCTCCAGGAGGTGGAGCACAAGACAGAAAGAAGATTCTTTGCTACCTGATACATCTCAG ATTCCAGAGCTCCAAATCTGGGAAGATCTACTTGCACAATGATATCCGGCTGCTATTCTCCCGTAAACccattgaagtggacacagggATCCCTTACGAGCTGAAATCTTTCACCGAGGTGCCAAGAAACCCTAAATACTCCCCACGTTTGTGA